One part of the Sesamum indicum cultivar Zhongzhi No. 13 linkage group LG14, S_indicum_v1.0, whole genome shotgun sequence genome encodes these proteins:
- the LOC105176717 gene encoding COBRA-like protein 10 — protein MMRFRQESSHMIRIPWDMWILIALALFCHSMIGVCNAQDYGDQSYTPPKEAQNCNGIFISYNFQGREKTYPLVKNVSAQAWSFRALATVLNTGATELKSWKLFVGFQYNELLVGADGAVILDGDPEGDGDGFPIRVGKNGTVLAGYPQADLKTAIDTAGDFTQMQAQVTLKGTQFGVSAKATPLPKSIKLANDGYVCPKLTKKGGYMYSCCRKDPKYKPKEKITKTKFLKRQQGDLTMTYDIVQAYEASYHAQITIDNNNPLGRLDQWNLTFQWMRNEFIYSMRGAYTHIKDPAECIYGAQGQYYKDLDFSNVVNCQKIPVISDLPSEKENDDKVGKLPFCCKNGILMPKTMNETKARAIFQMEVYKLPPDMNRTAITPPQNWHIQGRLNPTYRCGPPIRVDPTEFPDPTGLPAISAAIASWQISCNITSPKPKKAKCCVSYSAYYADGVIPCNTCACGCDEDTRCDANAPALALPSNALLVPFENRTELAKAFSHIQHKKLPKKLPCPDNCGVSINWHIDSDYRTGWTARVTIFNWETTPFVDWFSAVRMKKPQIALEKVYTFNGTKMTSPSNTIFMQGNPGENYLMAETNSSKPLVEPRIPGKQQSVIQFSKKHLPHLNVVAGEGFPSKVFFNGEECALPKEFPKQSPAHQTSAGLLPAILVLALSFLLLTDRLN, from the exons ATGATGAGGTTCAGACAAGAATCATCACACATGATAAGGATACCATGGGACATGTGGATCTTGATTGCATTAGCCCTGTTTTGTCATAGCATGATTGGGGTATGTAATGCTCAAGACTACGGTGATCAGTCGTACACGCCGCCTAAGGAGGCGCAGAACTGTAATGGGATCTTCATATCATACAACTTTCAGGGCAGGGAGAAAACGTATCCGCTTGTCAAGAACGTGTCGGCTCAGGCGTGGTCATTTAGGGCCTTGGCCACCGTGTTGAATACGGGGGCGACCGAGCTCAAGTCGTGGAAGCTTTTCGTAGGATTTCAGTATAATGAGCTGTTGGTTGGGGCTGATGGGGCTGTGATTTTGGATGGGGATCCGGAAGGGGATGGGGATGGGTTCCCCATTCGTGTGGGGAAGAATGGGACGGTGCTGGCGGGATATCCGCAGGCTGATCTGAAGACGGCAATCGACACAGCTGGGGATTTCACGCAGATGCAAGCTCAGGTTACCTTGAAAGGGACTCAATTTGGGGTCAGCGCCAAAGCTACTCCCTTGCCCAAGTCCATAAAGCTTGCCAATGATGGTTATGTATGTCCTAAACTCACCAAGAAAG GTGGTTACATGTATAGCTGTTGCAGAAAGGACCCGAAATATAAACCAAAGGAAAAGATCACTAAAACCAAGTTCCTCAAACGCCAACAGGGCGATCTCACCATGACTTACGACATCGTTCAAGCTTATGAGGCATCATATCATGCACAGATCACTATTGACAACAACAATCCGCTTGGTCGTCTCGATCAATGGAACTTGACGTTTCAGTGGATGAGAAACGAGTTCATTTACAGCATGAGGGGAGCCTATACTCACATAAAAGATCCAGCTGAATGCATTTACGGCGCACAAGGACAGTACTATAAGGATTTGGATTTCTCTAATGTAGTCAACTGCCAAAAAATTCCTGTCATCTCGGATCTCCCGTCTGAGAAAGAGAACGATGACAAAGTTGGTAAGTTGCCTTTTTGCTGCAAGAATGGTATTCTTATGCCAAAAACGATGAACGAGACCAAAGCAAGAGCCATTTTCCAGATGGAGGTTTACAAGCTACCACCTGACATGAATAGGACCGCGATCACCCCACCTCAGAACTGGCATATCCAAGGCCGCCTCAATCCGACCTACAGGTGTGGTCCGCCCATCAGAGTTGATCCAACCGAGTTCCCAGATCCTACCGGACTTCCTGCCATATCAGCAGCCATCGCAAGCTGGCAAATCAGTTGTAACATCACTAGTCCCAAGCCCAAAAAAGCTAAATGCTGCGTCAGCTACTCGGCTTATTATGCTGATGGGGTCATCCCTTGCAACACGTGCGCCTGCGGTTGTGATGAAGACACCCGCTGTGACGCCAATGCGCCCGCCCTGGCTCTTCCTTCAAATGCTCTGCTTGTGCCTTTCGAGAACAGAACCGAACTTGCAAAAGCGTTCTCCCACATTCAGCACAAGAAACTGCCTAAAAAACTGCCTTGTCCTGATAACTGTGGAGTGAGCATAAACTGGCACATTGATTCAGATTACAGGACTGGATGGACAGCAAGGGTAACTATTTTCAACTGGGAAACCACACCTTTCGTCGACTGGTTCTCCGCCGTCCGGATGAAGAAGCCCCAAATCGCTCTTGAGAAAGTATATACTTTCAACGGCACAAAAATGACTAGTCCCAGTAACACCATTTTCATGCAAGGGAATCCAGGGGAGAACTACTTGATGGCAGAGACAAACTCAAGTAAACCTCTAGTGGAACCGAGAATTCCAGGAAAGCAGCAATCTGTGATCCAATTCTCCAAGAAACACCTTCCTCATCTCAATGTTGTAGCAGGGGAAGGATTCCCTTCAAAAGTGTTCTTTAACGGTGAAGAGTGTGCTCTTCCCAAAGAGTTTCCTAAACAAAGTCCTGCCCATCAAACGTCGGCCGGCCTTCTTCCTGCAATACTTGTTCTTGCTCTCTCTTTTCTGCTCTTGACGGATCGCTTGAACTGA